GTCGAAGGCGTCGTAGAGGTGCATCTTGCGGTAGCGGCCGAGGAGTTCGCCGTCGGCGGAGACGGCCGCGATGGTGTTGTAGGGCAGCGAGTCGCCGCTCGGCTCGTAGCCGCCGGCGATGACGGCGACGCCGTGCGCGACGGCGAGCCTGGACAACTCGGTGAGGAATCCGGGCCAGTTGGCCTCGGCGGTGGCGTGCAGGGGCTTCCCGGCCGCCTCGGCCGGGATCATCGCCTCCTCGGGGAAGACGACGAGTTCGGCGCCCGCGGCCGCCGCCTCGGCGGTCATGGACGCGATGACCGCGAGGTTGGCGCCGATGTCGGCGGTGGGGGCGTACTGGGCAGCGGCGACCTTCACGGCCGTATCTCCTTGCTGGGGTTGTTCGGTGCGGGATGCGGGTGCCCGGCGGGCGTCGGGGCGGACGCCCGCCGGTGGTGCGGGGCGCTCACTCGGCGAGCACCCGGGAGGTCTCCGGGCGCCAGTGGGCCCAGGCCGGGCCGCCCGCGGTGAGACCCGCAGTGTCGGCGGAGGACGTCTCGGCGACGAAGGTGGTGCCGTCGCCGAGGGCGAGGTGGTGCCGGACGGCGCTGCCGAGGTACACGGACTGCTGGAGGGTGCCGCGCAGGGCCGCGTGCCCGGCGGGCACCAGGTCCTCCCGGCCGCAGACGCCGACGTTCTCGGGGCGCACCGCGAGATGGGCCGCGCCGACGATCTCGCTCCGCGGGACCGGCAGCGCCCCCAGTCCCGCGACGGCGACGACCCGGCCGTCCGACGTCCCGGTGAGGAAGTTGGAGGTGCCGATGAAGGACGCGACGAACCGGCTGGCGGGCCGCTCGTAGACGCCCTCGGGGGTGTCGATCTGCACGACCCGGCCGCCGTTCATGACGGCGATCCGGTCGGACATGGTCAGCGCTTCCTCCTGGTCGTGGGTGACCGTCACGAACGTCACCCCGACCTCGCGCTGGATCTTCTTCAGCTCCAGCTGCATCTCGGCGCGCAGCTTCTTGTCCAGGGCACCCAGCGGCTCGTCGAGCAGCAGCAGCGAGGGCCGGGCGATCAGCGCGCGGGCGATGGCCACCCGCTGCCGCTGGCCGCCGGAGAGCTGGGCGACGGACCGGTCGCCGAAGTCGTCGAGCCTGACCAGGGCCAGCGCCTCGCGCACCGCGTCCCTGATCTCCGAGCGGGGCCGCAGCTTGCGGACCTTCAGCTCGAAGGCGACGTTGTCGGCGACGCTCAGGTGCGGGAAGAGGGCGTAGCTCTGGAAGAGCATGTTCAGGTCCCGCTTGTGGGCCGGGACCCCG
The sequence above is a segment of the Streptomyces griseoviridis genome. Coding sequences within it:
- a CDS encoding ABC transporter ATP-binding protein, translating into MSTDPTAPAVRLSGVGKVFGGQYAVRDVTLDIRQNEFFSILGPSGCGKTTLMRMITGFEEPSEGTVELSGVRATGVPAHKRDLNMLFQSYALFPHLSVADNVAFELKVRKLRPRSEIRDAVREALALVRLDDFGDRSVAQLSGGQRQRVAIARALIARPSLLLLDEPLGALDKKLRAEMQLELKKIQREVGVTFVTVTHDQEEALTMSDRIAVMNGGRVVQIDTPEGVYERPASRFVASFIGTSNFLTGTSDGRVVAVAGLGALPVPRSEIVGAAHLAVRPENVGVCGREDLVPAGHAALRGTLQQSVYLGSAVRHHLALGDGTTFVAETSSADTAGLTAGGPAWAHWRPETSRVLAE